Proteins from a genomic interval of Providencia stuartii:
- a CDS encoding class II glutamine amidotransferase, protein MCELLGMSANVPTDINFSLSGLISRGGQTGPHKDGWGITFYEGLGCRTFKDPQPSFMSPVARFVQEYPIKSETVVAHIRQANRGDVTLANTHPFTRELWGRNWTYAHNGQLKGYRSLNTGNYRPIGETDSEKAFCWLLNQLAMKYPRTPANWPAVFRFIAILAEQLRRKGVFNMLLSDGRYLMAFCSTNLYWITRKAPFGKAKLLDQDVEIDFESCTTPTDIVSVIATQPLTGNESWHKIEPGSFVLFHLGQRIL, encoded by the coding sequence ATGTGCGAGTTACTTGGCATGAGCGCAAATGTGCCAACAGATATTAACTTTAGTCTCAGTGGACTGATATCCCGAGGGGGGCAAACAGGCCCACACAAAGATGGTTGGGGGATCACGTTTTATGAGGGGCTAGGGTGTCGTACGTTTAAAGATCCTCAACCGAGTTTTATGTCTCCAGTCGCACGTTTTGTACAGGAATACCCGATTAAATCGGAAACGGTAGTCGCACATATTCGCCAAGCAAATCGTGGAGACGTTACATTAGCCAACACGCATCCTTTTACACGAGAGTTGTGGGGACGTAATTGGACTTACGCTCATAATGGGCAATTAAAAGGTTATCGCTCGCTGAATACAGGGAATTACCGGCCTATTGGTGAAACTGATAGTGAAAAAGCATTTTGTTGGCTGTTAAACCAACTCGCCATGAAATACCCGCGAACCCCCGCTAATTGGCCTGCTGTTTTTCGTTTTATTGCGATTTTAGCTGAACAATTACGCCGTAAAGGCGTATTTAACATGCTATTGTCTGACGGGCGTTATTTAATGGCTTTTTGCTCCACTAACCTTTACTGGATCACGCGTAAGGCACCGTTTGGTAAAGCGAAATTACTCGATCAGGATGTTGAGATTGATTTTGAAAGTTGCACAACACCCACGGATATTGTTTCGGTGATAGCTACCCAGCCACTTACTGGAAATGAAAGTTGGCATAAAATTGAGCCGGGTAGTTTTGTGCTATTTCACCTCGGCCAGCGTATATTGTGA
- a CDS encoding L,D-transpeptidase family protein: MKKNTFISFSFILFSLQALVAEANNHSFLLNSKTINQQDSTLFIQIFKQEGILELYKKAPNGKYNLSKTYPICKFSGGLGPKKLEGDLKSPEGFYQITASQLNPNSRYYRSINLGFPNEFDRAQGYEGNYLMIHGDCVSVGCYAMTDKYMSEIYQAVETAFKNGQNTIDVSIYPFRMTKENMLLHRNSSHYAFWQQLKPAYDYFHDVGKPAQISVTSGKYAVNSLPETQDKLLRLRSQYTLAEVK; the protein is encoded by the coding sequence ATGAAAAAAAATACCTTTATTAGCTTTAGTTTTATCCTATTTTCTCTACAAGCTCTCGTTGCTGAAGCGAATAATCATTCATTTTTACTTAATAGTAAAACGATTAACCAACAAGATTCGACCCTCTTTATTCAAATATTTAAGCAAGAAGGCATATTAGAACTCTATAAAAAAGCGCCAAATGGGAAGTATAATCTGTCTAAAACTTACCCAATTTGTAAGTTTTCTGGCGGGCTAGGTCCGAAAAAGCTAGAAGGTGATTTAAAAAGTCCCGAGGGATTCTATCAAATAACCGCTTCTCAACTTAATCCAAACAGTCGGTATTACCGATCTATCAATTTAGGATTCCCTAACGAGTTCGATCGAGCGCAAGGCTATGAAGGTAACTACCTTATGATACATGGTGACTGCGTGTCTGTTGGATGCTATGCAATGACCGATAAATATATGAGTGAAATTTATCAAGCTGTTGAAACCGCTTTTAAAAATGGTCAAAACACTATTGATGTCAGCATCTATCCTTTTCGCATGACAAAAGAAAATATGTTACTTCATCGAAACTCAAGCCATTACGCTTTCTGGCAGCAATTAAAACCTGCTTATGATTACTTTCATGATGTAGGCAAGCCCGCACAAATCTCTGTTACATCAGGAAAATATGCCGTTAATAGCTTGCCAGAAACACAAGATAAGTTATTGAGACTTCGATCACAATATACGCTGGCCGAGGTGAAATAG